Proteins encoded in a region of the Paenibacillus sp. W2I17 genome:
- a CDS encoding YafY family protein yields the protein MNYRKLAIMRLMDSRQKFTARELAERFDVSIRTIQRDLDALQALGFPLYTEVGVNGGYRVLPNRILPPLQLTQQEALGLFMMLEYLQQVPDFPYGSMREHLAEQYFSTLPEDVQDLIMQMREHITFVQHPGGHSEPLTTEILSAAVEKREIEFMYHARGGHKKVQVFPYGIYYEQGHWYMPARNRDRVLLYRVDRMQQLTVMESVDESVPSLKAWLDAKEDRASVEVVLQFTEFGARIAASDVLFKSVEGHEWRGLVPPEEFSFTARKLLSYGPEVKVISPPELKRQVRELLERSVSQYIDE from the coding sequence ATGAATTATCGAAAACTGGCGATCATGCGCCTAATGGATTCCAGACAAAAATTCACTGCCCGGGAACTGGCAGAACGGTTCGACGTATCGATTCGTACGATCCAGCGAGATCTGGATGCATTGCAGGCGCTGGGTTTTCCTTTGTACACAGAAGTTGGCGTGAACGGAGGATACCGGGTGTTGCCCAATCGGATTTTGCCACCCCTTCAACTGACACAGCAGGAGGCATTAGGGTTGTTTATGATGCTGGAATATCTACAGCAAGTACCGGATTTTCCATATGGATCAATGCGTGAACATCTGGCTGAGCAGTATTTCTCTACTTTGCCCGAAGACGTACAGGATCTGATTATGCAAATGAGAGAGCATATCACCTTTGTCCAGCACCCCGGTGGGCATTCCGAGCCTTTAACAACCGAGATATTGAGTGCAGCGGTAGAAAAGAGAGAAATCGAATTTATGTATCATGCCCGAGGTGGGCATAAAAAAGTCCAGGTCTTCCCATATGGTATTTACTATGAGCAGGGACATTGGTACATGCCAGCCCGAAATAGGGATCGGGTATTGTTGTATCGGGTGGATCGCATGCAGCAGTTGACGGTTATGGAATCGGTGGATGAATCTGTTCCGAGTCTGAAGGCATGGCTAGATGCCAAAGAAGATAGAGCAAGCGTAGAAGTGGTGCTGCAATTTACGGAATTTGGAGCAAGGATTGCTGCGTCAGATGTGTTGTTCAAGTCGGTTGAAGGCCATGAGTGGCGCGGACTTGTTCCGCCCGAGGAGTTCTCTTTTACAGCGCGAAAGTTACTCTCCTATGGGCCGGAAGTGAAGGTGATCTCACCACCTGAGTTAAAGCGTCAGGTTAGAGAGTTACTGGAACGGAGTGTTAGCCAATATATCGACGAGTAG
- a CDS encoding CD3324 family protein, with protein sequence MKYINADTIFPEELLKEIQRHISGGLIYIPRPKDAHKKWGENSGIRRVVQERNDEIRRLFAAETTIDQLAEQYCLSIDSIKKIVYCKKG encoded by the coding sequence GTGAAATATATTAATGCGGATACAATCTTCCCGGAAGAATTGCTCAAAGAAATTCAGCGTCATATCTCTGGTGGCTTGATCTATATTCCGAGGCCCAAGGATGCCCACAAGAAGTGGGGCGAGAACTCGGGCATCAGAAGAGTTGTCCAGGAGCGGAATGACGAGATCCGCCGGCTTTTCGCTGCGGAAACGACCATCGATCAGCTTGCGGAACAATATTGTTTATCCATTGATAGCATCAAGAAAATCGTGTATTGCAAAAAGGGATGA
- a CDS encoding GNAT family N-acetyltransferase codes for MSTYQVVPMIYDSKEQIEAIILLEQQCKQLDSIHLKADLDHISKKDGDHALLCYRHGDLVGLLSWYPSDAVTGNINAIVHPDFRRQGVFSSLLKRAILDMKPQGINQLSYRVPQGLSPGLLTAQSLGAIYDRAEYSMQLVNEVLSVVEPPELTLSVAEAEDMEFMVTCSSQAFGDSEDWTRGYFMQTNEPSRVTYIAWQNQLPVGLVRVNSINATTAFIHNFCILPAYQGQKLGRTALSILVDLLRKQSYTDIRLSVVTENKRALNLYRSVGFEVNSEYHYFNGNL; via the coding sequence ATGTCAACTTATCAAGTCGTTCCTATGATCTATGATTCCAAGGAACAGATTGAAGCTATTATTTTACTCGAACAACAATGTAAACAGCTTGATTCCATTCATCTGAAAGCAGACCTTGACCATATTAGTAAAAAAGACGGAGACCACGCGCTCCTCTGTTATCGCCACGGTGATTTGGTAGGACTCCTCAGTTGGTATCCATCTGACGCTGTAACCGGGAATATTAATGCCATCGTACACCCAGATTTTCGTCGCCAAGGTGTGTTCAGCAGCCTACTGAAAAGGGCCATCCTGGACATGAAACCACAAGGGATCAACCAACTCAGTTATCGCGTTCCTCAGGGATTATCTCCGGGTCTTCTTACTGCCCAATCCCTTGGAGCGATCTATGATCGTGCGGAGTACTCGATGCAACTTGTGAATGAGGTCCTTTCGGTTGTGGAGCCGCCTGAACTAACGTTGTCCGTGGCAGAAGCCGAGGATATGGAGTTTATGGTCACTTGCTCCTCCCAGGCCTTTGGAGATTCGGAGGACTGGACACGCGGGTACTTTATGCAAACAAATGAACCCAGCCGAGTCACCTATATTGCATGGCAGAATCAACTGCCTGTTGGGCTGGTACGGGTCAACTCCATTAATGCAACAACCGCATTTATTCATAACTTCTGTATCTTGCCTGCTTATCAAGGACAGAAACTGGGGCGCACTGCGCTTAGCATCCTGGTTGATCTCCTAAGGAAACAAAGTTACACAGATATTCGCCTATCCGTTGTTACCGAGAACAAACGAGCTTTGAATCTGTACCGCAGTGTTGGTTTTGAAGTGAATTCTGAGTATCACTATTTCAACGGCAATCTATAA